One segment of Carya illinoinensis cultivar Pawnee chromosome 1, C.illinoinensisPawnee_v1, whole genome shotgun sequence DNA contains the following:
- the LOC122288892 gene encoding ras-related protein RABF1 isoform X2: MGCSSSLPDRTPGRLTGTNSENGGVLDPKNLRVKVTVGASFLSQTIALQDSTTVKFEIWDTAGQERYAALAPLYYRGAAVAVIVYDITSPESFIKAQYWVKELQKHGSPDIVMALVGNKADLQEKREVPVQDGIDYAEKNGMFFIETSAKTADNINQLFEEIGKRLPRPPSS, translated from the exons ATGGGTTGCTCTTCCTCTCTTCCAG ATAGGACTCCCGGGCGGTTGACCGGCACAAATTCTGAGAATGGCGGAGTGCTGGACCCAAAAAATCTTCGCGTGAAG GTAACTGTCGGAGCTTCATTCTTATCACAGACAATAGCTTTGCAAGACTCCACAACAGTTAAGTTTGAAATATGGGACACTGCTGGACAGGAGAG ATATGCAGCATTGGCACCACTTTACTACCGAGGTGCTGCAGTTGCAGTTATTGTGTATGATATAACTAGCCCAGAGTCATTCATCAAAGCACAATATTGGGTTAAG GAGCTACAAAAACATGGAAGCCCTGATATAGTCATGGCCTTAGTTGGTAACAAAGCTGATCTTCAGGAAAAGCGGGAAGTACCAGTTCAG GATGGCATTGACTATGCAGAGAAGAATGGAATGTTTTTTATTGAGACATCTGCAAAGACAGCAGATAATATAAATCAGCTGTTTGAG GAAATTGGGAAGCGATTACCCCGTCCACCCTCCTCTTGA
- the LOC122301156 gene encoding protein FAR1-RELATED SEQUENCE 5-like, whose translation MGEEEYGMAPRPPTMDSQSLMTSQNTFEDPNDVPDHNLYPPNSSNPEYFQQQFSAFPESSENVGCTFSDAADEMLFDINEDLEGTTVILDDEVRVETPRAGMEFVSENELMDYYKKYAKQEGFGVRTQRTKRDDEGRSVYVTIGCARGGKYQPKNINMSKPRATTKTDCKAKINATLNKNDKWVITTVESAHNHITVSPKKTRLLRSHRRLDEHSQRILDLNDRAGIRMNKNYLSLVVEAGGFENLEFQERDCRNFIDKSRHLRLGKGGGDALYNYFQRMRKQNDGFVSSMDVDDDGRLRNVFWADARSRSAYEYFGDVVTFDTTYLTNRYGMPFAPFVSVNHHGHSILLGAGLLSSEDTQSFVWLFRTWLDCMNGQAPKAIITDQDRAMKNAIQFVFPETRHRYCLWHIMRKLPEKLGSHSHFCTGLKTSIQSALYDSQTCREFEEMWGELLDKYDLRGNNYLNSLYEERSYWVPVYLKDVFWAGMSTTQRSESMNAFFDGYVHSGTTLKEFVDQFDNALRKKVEVETTADFNSSNQMIPCVSPFNFEKQFQKVYTNAKFKEFQKELMGLMCCNCTLVTKQGCISTFDILDEISIYDCNKIVHYTLYYNEEECELKCTCALFEMRGILCRHALKVLHLSRINVVPDRYVLDRWRKDQKRTYTLIKSSYDDVRASGDSRRYEMVVKRCMKLATKISPSDERVNAFLKVVDDFDSKCDDVTFGTTSESTKVGPNVDTADKGKKILSPNVVRGKGRPPSKRKVPPVEKITRKRKACRKIFVDQTQLGDTAASEFVDQSNDGVGVGVGTQTSSVTQLNISENQELSPKNADPLWFEKQLMSSSMRKGVLKNRQNVLPAK comes from the exons AAATGTTATTTGACATAAATGAAGATTTAGAGGGTACCACTGTTATCCTAGATGATGAGGTACGGGTCGAAACACCAAGAGCCGGCATGGAATTTGTTAGTGAGAATGAGCTGATGGACTATTATAAGAAATATGCCAAGCAAGAGGGGTTTGGTGTAAGGACACAGAGGACTAAGAGAGATGATGAAGGGAGATCCGTGTATGTTACTATTGGTTGTGCCCGTGGCGGAAAATACCAACCTAAGAACATTAATATGTCGAAGCCACGTGCGACAACCAAAACTGATTGTAAAGCAAAGATTAATGCAACGTTGAACAAGAACGACAAATGGGTTATCACTACAGTTGAAAGTGCACACAACCACATTACGGTCAGCCCCAAGAAGACAAGACTCTTACGATCTCACAGACGTCTAGATGAGCACAGTCAGAGGATCCTCGACCTCAATGATAGAGCCGGTATTAGAATGAACAAGAACTATCTTTCTCTTGTCGTTGAGGCGGGTGGTTTTGAAAATCTAGAGTTTCAAGAGAGAGATTGTCGGAATTTCATTGACAAATCTAGACACTTAAGATTGGGTAAAGGAGGTGGTGATGCCCTGTATAACTATTTTCAAAGAATGAGAAAGCAGAATGACGGTTTCGTTTCTTCCAtggatgttgatgatgatggaAGGTTACGGAATGTTTTTTGGGCGGATGCCCGGAGTCGATCGGCCTATGAGTACTTCGGAGACGTTGTCACCTTCGATACGACATACCTAACAAACCGATACGGTATGCCTTTCGCTCCATTTGTTAGCGTTAACCATCATGGGCATTCCATACTACTAGGGGCGGGGTTGCTATCGAGCGAGGACACACAGTCATTTGTTTGGTTGTTCCGCACATGGTTGGATTGCATGAATGGTCAAGCGCCCAAAGCCATCATAACTGACCAAGACCGGGCAATGAAGAACGCAATCCAATTTGTATTTCCGGAGACCCGCCATAGATACTGTCTATGGCATATAATGCGCAAACTCCCAGAGAAGTTAGGATCTCATTCCCATTTCTGCACGGGATTGAAGACCTCGATTCAGTCAGCATTGTATGATTCTCAGACCTGCAGAGAATTTGAGGAGATGTGGGGTGAACTTCTTGATAAGTATGATCTTAGAGGTAATAATTATCTCAACTCGTTATATGAGGAAAGGAGTTATTGGGTCCCCGTTTACTTGAAGGATGTATTTTGGGCGGGTATGAGCACGACACAACGGTCAGAAAGCATGAATGCTTTCTTCGATGGGTATGTCCATTCTGGTACCACTTTGAAGGAATTCGTGGACCAATTTGATAATGCTTTAAGAAAGAAGGTGGAGGTAGAGACGACGGCTGATTTCAACTCTAGTAACCAAATGATCCCCTGCGTTTCCCCTTTCAATTTTGAGAAGCAGTTTCAGAAAGTATACACAAATGCAAAGTTTAAAGAGTTCCAAAAAGAGCTGATGGGCCTAATGTGTTGTAACTGCACACTGGTAACCAAGCAGGGGTGCATTTCAACCTTCGATATATTGGATGAAATATCTATTTATGACTGCAACAAAATTGTCCACTACACACTCTACTATAACGAAGAGGAATGTGAGTTAAAATGCACATGTGCATTGTTTGAGATGAGGGGAATTTTGTGTCGACATGCACTTAAAGTTTTGCATCTGTCCCGAATTAATGTGGTGCCAGATAGATATGTGTTGGATCGCTGGAGGAAGGACCAGAAGAGGACATACACATTGATCAAAAGTAGTTATGATGATGTGCGTGCCAGTGGAGATTCACGGAGGTATGAGATGGTGGTTAAAAGATGCATGAAATTAGCAACAAAAATTTCCCCGAGTGATGAGCGAGTCAATGCATTCTTGAAGGTTGTGGATGACTTTGATTCAAAATGTGATGATGTAACATTTGGGACGACATCCGAATCAACGAAGGTAGGACCGAATGTGGACACCGCGGACAAGGGTAAGAAGATATTAAGCCCCAATGTGGTCCGAGGGAAAGGAAGACCCCCAAGTAAAAGAAAGGTTCCCCCTGTGGAGAAGATTACAAGAAAGAGAAAG GCCTGCAGGAAAATATTTGTAGATCAAACACAATTGGGTGACACCGCGGCATCTGAATTCGTGGACCAATCTAATGATGGAGTTGGTGTTGGTGTTGGGACACAAACCAGCTCAGTCACACAATTAAATATATCAGAAAATCAGGAG TTAAGCCCCAAGAATGCCGATCCTTTATGGTTTGAGAAGCAGTTGATGTCGAGTTCCATGAGGAAAGGAGTTTTGAAAAACAGGCAGAATGTGTTGCCAGCTAAGTAA
- the LOC122288929 gene encoding probable protein S-acyltransferase 15 — MKFERFLSIPVSAVFLLMGFVYYITVFVFVEDWIGLRSSAGSLNAMMFTLLCFLCLFSFFACVLIDPGQVPASYVPEVEESRRSDEEPQKNGAQLRHCDRCSTYKPPRAHHCRVCRRCVLRMDHHCLWINNCVGYWNYKPFFILVLYATIGSIYSTFTVIISSFQKDFGGRTPLKVFYVICGAVMISLSATLGTLLVWHIYLIIHNMTTIEYYEGIRASWLARKSGQSYQHPFNLSVYRNITSVFGPNMLKWWCPTALGHLKDGLTFPVSRDGS, encoded by the exons ATGAAGTTCGAAAGATTCCTCTCGATCCCAGTCTCTGCCGTGTTTCTGTTAATGGGTTTTGTCTATTACATCACAGTGTTCGTTTTCGTCGAGGACTGGATCGGGTTGCGGAGCTCAGCTGGTTCTTTGAACGCAATGATGTTCACTCTTTTGTGCTTTCTAtgccttttctctttctttgctTGTGTTCTCATTGACCCTGGTCAAGTTCCGGCTTCTTATGTCCCTGAGGTTGAAGAAAGTAGGCGATCAGATGAAGAACCCCAGAAAAAT GGTGCGCAACTGAGGCACTGTGACAGGTGTTCTACATACAAGCCTCCTAGGGCTCATCATTGTCGGGTCTGCAGAAGGTGTGTTTTGAGGATG GATCATCACTGTCTTTGGATAAATAATTGCGTTGGCTATTGGAACTATAAGCCCTTTTTTATACTTGTCTTATATGCAACCATAGGTAGCATCTACTCTACG TTTACAGTAATAATCTCTTCATTTCAAAAGGACTTCGGCGGAAGGACTCCCCTCAAGGTTTTTTAT GTTATTTGCGGAGCAGTGATGATTAGCTTGAGTGCAACGCTTGGAACTCTTTTGGTTTGGCATATCTACCTTATCATTCATAATATGACAACCATAGAG TATTACGAAGGAATACGGGCATCGTGGTTGGCACGGAAATCTGGTCAGAGCTATCAACATCCATTCAACCTTAGTGTTTACAGAAACATTActtcg GTCTTCGGCCCAAACATGCTGAAATGGTGGTGCCCCACCGCTTTGGGCCATCTAAAAGATGGTCTTACCTTCCCTGTTTCACGTGATGGTTCCTAA
- the LOC122288892 gene encoding ras-related protein RABF1 isoform X1, which translates to MGCSSSLPDRTPGRLTGTNSENGGVLDPKNLRVKLVLLGDSGVGKSCIVLRFVRGQFDPTSKVTVGASFLSQTIALQDSTTVKFEIWDTAGQERYAALAPLYYRGAAVAVIVYDITSPESFIKAQYWVKELQKHGSPDIVMALVGNKADLQEKREVPVQDGIDYAEKNGMFFIETSAKTADNINQLFEEIGKRLPRPPSS; encoded by the exons ATGGGTTGCTCTTCCTCTCTTCCAG ATAGGACTCCCGGGCGGTTGACCGGCACAAATTCTGAGAATGGCGGAGTGCTGGACCCAAAAAATCTTCGCGTGAAG CTGGTATTATTAGGCGACTCTGGTGTTGGTAAAAGCTGTATTGTTCTTCGCTTTGTTCGCGGTCAGTTTGACCCAACATCCAAG GTAACTGTCGGAGCTTCATTCTTATCACAGACAATAGCTTTGCAAGACTCCACAACAGTTAAGTTTGAAATATGGGACACTGCTGGACAGGAGAG ATATGCAGCATTGGCACCACTTTACTACCGAGGTGCTGCAGTTGCAGTTATTGTGTATGATATAACTAGCCCAGAGTCATTCATCAAAGCACAATATTGGGTTAAG GAGCTACAAAAACATGGAAGCCCTGATATAGTCATGGCCTTAGTTGGTAACAAAGCTGATCTTCAGGAAAAGCGGGAAGTACCAGTTCAG GATGGCATTGACTATGCAGAGAAGAATGGAATGTTTTTTATTGAGACATCTGCAAAGACAGCAGATAATATAAATCAGCTGTTTGAG GAAATTGGGAAGCGATTACCCCGTCCACCCTCCTCTTGA
- the LOC122303613 gene encoding uncharacterized protein LOC122303613 — MASSQSSSFSNDCPLESPSCWCGLKTRLKTSHTKSNPGRSFFACPKYDMGDTRCGFFIWTDIFNLLDQNLRTRENKVWNMWDDVLLREYEVQKREDQVRERERMLKKNQRILLWLYWVVVIVIVLAWFG, encoded by the exons ATGGCATCATCCCAATCTTCATCGTTCTCTAATGATTGTCCACTGGAATCACCAAGTTGTTGGTGTGGCTTGAAAACACGACTAAAGACATCGCACACTAAGTCTAATCCTGGAAGGAGTTTTTTTGCCTGCCCAAAGTATGATATG GGAGATACGAGATGTGGATTTTTCATTTGGACGGATATATTTAATTTGCTAGATCAGAACTTACGTACGAGGGAGAATAAAGTTTGGAATATGTGGGATGATGTACTTCTTCGCGAATATGAAGTTCAGAAAAGGGAAGATCAagtaagagaaagagagaggatgcTTAAAAAGAACCAGCGAATATTATTGTGGTTGTATTGGGTTGTTGTAATTGTAATAGTTTTAGCTTGGTTCGGGTAA